The following proteins are co-located in the Hyalangium minutum genome:
- a CDS encoding ribosome-binding factor A has product MTSSKHSRSHAEIESIPARHLRVQSLLFQEVSRLFRGELTDPLLEGVSVTSIELTPDGRNARLGFTLPPELAHLGPAPVEEALKRASGFIRSQLAMGLDLKRVPHLRFVYVGVSQESAWDEESEEGGEA; this is encoded by the coding sequence ATGACTTCTTCCAAGCATAGCCGTAGCCACGCAGAAATCGAGTCCATTCCCGCGCGTCACCTGCGCGTTCAATCCCTCTTGTTCCAGGAGGTGTCCCGCCTCTTCCGTGGAGAGCTGACGGATCCGTTGCTCGAAGGCGTCTCCGTGACGTCGATCGAGCTCACGCCGGATGGGCGCAACGCCCGTCTCGGCTTCACCCTCCCTCCCGAGCTCGCGCACCTCGGGCCTGCTCCGGTCGAGGAGGCCCTCAAGCGCGCGAGTGGATTCATCCGCTCCCAGCTCGCGATGGGGCTGGACCTGAAGCGCGTGCCGCACCTGCGCTTCGTCTACGTGGGAGTGTCCCAGGAGTCCGCCTGGGACGAAGAGTCCGAGGAAGGGGGTGAGGCATGA
- a CDS encoding dihydrolipoyl dehydrogenase family protein, protein MADAFDVVVIGGGPAGENAAARAAAGQNPPLSVALVERELLGGECSYWACIPSKALLRPAEAQWLARHAPGLSASVQGALNPREVLRRRDAMVSGYKDDSQLKWAEGAHLHVVRGHARLSGPRTVRVEGQGGTRELTARKAVVLATGSRPRLPELPGLKEARPWDNRGGTAAKEVPRRLVVLGGGVVAVELSQAWRSLGSEVTLVQRGPRLLSRYEPFVGEEVEKALRESGITVLLGTEASRVHRPGGRGEVTVTLSSGGTLQADELLVAMGRVANTAEVGLETVGLTPGKPVEVDDQLRAKGVEGGWLYACGDVNGRNLLTHMGKYQARLAGDHIAGREVRAWADAKATPQVIFTHPQVASVGLTEAQALKQGLRVRAVQYAVGDVAGTALLGKGLGGTAKLVVDESRRVIVGATFTGPGVGELLHAATVAVAGEVPLDTLWHAVPSFPTVSEVWLRLLEAYGL, encoded by the coding sequence ATGGCGGATGCGTTCGATGTGGTGGTCATCGGCGGAGGCCCCGCGGGCGAGAACGCGGCCGCACGCGCGGCGGCGGGCCAGAACCCGCCTCTCTCGGTGGCGCTCGTGGAGCGGGAGCTGCTCGGGGGCGAGTGCTCCTACTGGGCGTGCATCCCCAGCAAGGCGCTGCTTCGGCCCGCCGAGGCCCAGTGGCTCGCGCGCCACGCACCCGGCCTGAGCGCGTCCGTGCAGGGAGCACTGAACCCGCGCGAGGTGCTCCGCCGCCGCGACGCCATGGTCAGTGGTTATAAGGACGACTCGCAGCTGAAGTGGGCCGAGGGCGCCCACCTCCACGTGGTACGCGGCCACGCGCGGCTGAGCGGGCCGCGCACCGTGCGCGTCGAGGGACAGGGAGGCACACGCGAGCTGACGGCACGTAAGGCCGTGGTCCTCGCCACGGGGAGCCGCCCGCGCCTGCCGGAGCTTCCCGGCTTGAAGGAAGCACGGCCCTGGGACAACCGGGGCGGGACGGCCGCGAAGGAGGTGCCACGGCGCCTGGTGGTGCTCGGCGGAGGGGTGGTGGCCGTGGAGCTGTCGCAGGCGTGGCGCTCCTTGGGCTCGGAGGTGACGCTGGTGCAGCGAGGCCCACGGCTGCTCTCCCGCTACGAGCCGTTCGTGGGCGAGGAGGTGGAGAAGGCGCTGCGCGAGAGCGGCATCACGGTGCTCCTGGGCACGGAGGCCTCGCGCGTTCACAGGCCCGGAGGGCGGGGGGAGGTGACGGTGACGCTCTCCTCGGGTGGCACGCTCCAGGCGGACGAGCTGCTGGTGGCGATGGGCCGCGTGGCGAACACCGCGGAGGTGGGGTTGGAGACCGTGGGCCTCACACCGGGCAAGCCCGTGGAGGTGGACGACCAGCTGCGCGCCAAGGGCGTGGAGGGCGGGTGGCTCTACGCGTGCGGGGACGTCAATGGACGCAACCTCCTCACGCACATGGGCAAGTACCAGGCGAGGCTCGCGGGGGACCACATCGCGGGCCGGGAGGTCCGGGCCTGGGCGGATGCCAAGGCGACACCCCAGGTCATCTTCACGCACCCCCAGGTGGCTTCCGTGGGGCTCACCGAAGCGCAGGCCCTCAAGCAGGGGCTGCGCGTCCGCGCGGTGCAGTACGCGGTAGGCGATGTGGCGGGCACGGCGCTGCTGGGCAAGGGGCTCGGCGGCACGGCGAAGCTGGTGGTGGATGAGTCCCGGCGCGTCATCGTGGGCGCGACCTTCACGGGTCCCGGCGTGGGCGAGTTGCTGCACGCGGCCACCGTCGCCGTGGCGGGCGAAGTGCCCCTGGACACTCTCTGGCACGCAGTGCCGTCCTTCCCAACGGTGAGCGAGGTGTGGCTGCGGCTCCTGGAGGCCTACGGTCTCTGA
- a CDS encoding glycosyltransferase family 87 protein, with product MSPHGGMATSNAPASEVRSTSTVPEWAFLALLLGLAVLAVALGQHPRRGLDFRVYLLAAERFLAGADLYPVSDGPMPFKYAPLTAPLFLPFTLLPARAAAALWNLGAVVALGALARLASRAEPAPRERAPWPWAPALATLALLPAFHLELFYAQVDGVMLLLLALAAVGAERGHTWGPAAAWALAVLLKPPAVLLALFLLARRHWRVLPASIGVGLLLAVPSVARYGFEGLWVQTQSWMETLARTTPPWALGHNPQGLPTLLLSLVWPADTEPTGSALTLAQGIALAIFAAVVLWSRAGAVELLALCCLGVTLLSPLAWRANFVMAWPLLRTTAEARTRGGLALLALAGLTGVLTSDTVLGAETARQVLLWRPYALVFTSLMLWTTWQSRRAANPNVSAVSPRLPQDFSRRPPATGH from the coding sequence ATGAGCCCTCACGGTGGCATGGCCACCTCCAACGCCCCAGCCTCCGAGGTCCGCTCCACCTCCACTGTTCCCGAGTGGGCATTCCTCGCGCTGCTGCTGGGGCTCGCCGTGCTGGCGGTGGCGCTGGGGCAGCATCCCCGGCGCGGCTTGGACTTCCGGGTGTACCTGCTCGCCGCCGAGCGCTTCCTCGCAGGCGCCGACCTCTACCCCGTCAGCGATGGCCCGATGCCGTTCAAATATGCGCCGTTGACGGCGCCCCTGTTCCTCCCCTTCACGCTCCTGCCCGCACGGGCCGCGGCGGCGCTCTGGAACCTGGGCGCGGTGGTGGCACTCGGAGCCCTGGCCCGGCTCGCCTCGCGCGCGGAGCCTGCTCCCCGAGAGCGCGCTCCCTGGCCGTGGGCCCCCGCGCTTGCCACGCTGGCGCTGCTGCCCGCCTTCCACCTCGAGCTCTTCTATGCACAGGTGGATGGGGTGATGCTGCTCCTGCTCGCCCTGGCCGCCGTGGGCGCCGAGCGGGGCCACACCTGGGGTCCTGCCGCCGCCTGGGCCCTGGCCGTCCTCCTCAAGCCTCCCGCAGTGCTCCTGGCCCTCTTCCTGCTCGCCCGGCGGCACTGGCGCGTGCTCCCGGCGAGCATCGGCGTCGGGCTCCTGCTCGCGGTGCCCTCCGTCGCCCGGTATGGGTTTGAAGGGCTGTGGGTGCAGACCCAGTCCTGGATGGAGACGCTCGCTCGCACCACGCCGCCCTGGGCGCTCGGGCACAACCCGCAAGGGCTTCCCACGCTGCTCCTCTCGCTCGTCTGGCCTGCGGACACCGAGCCCACCGGCTCGGCCCTCACCCTGGCGCAAGGGATCGCGCTCGCGATCTTCGCCGCCGTGGTGCTCTGGAGCCGCGCGGGAGCGGTGGAGCTGCTTGCCCTGTGCTGCCTCGGTGTGACGCTGCTCTCCCCGCTCGCCTGGCGAGCCAACTTCGTCATGGCGTGGCCCTTGCTTCGCACCACCGCGGAGGCCCGGACACGCGGAGGCCTCGCGCTCCTCGCGCTCGCGGGCCTCACGGGTGTCCTCACCTCGGACACCGTCCTCGGCGCGGAGACCGCGCGCCAGGTGCTGCTCTGGCGGCCCTACGCGCTCGTCTTTACCTCCCTGATGCTGTGGACAACGTGGCAGTCGCGCCGGGCCGCGAATCCGAACGTCTCCGCCGTTTCCCCCCGGCTGCCCCAGGACTTCAGTAGGCGGCCTCCTGCGACTGGGCACTGA
- a CDS encoding ferritin-like domain-containing protein — MKTHSSTEPQKAARWSIASPGTDAVFHWDYDGGRNRLLALYEKGKTKQWDANTRLDWSQDVDPENPLGFPDEYVVLYGSAIWERMDAKERGLVRRHLDCWRFSQFLHGEQGALVCASRIVQVVPDLDAKFYAATQVFDEARHVEVFSRYLREKLHIIYPINPNLQTLLGQALGDARWDMTYLAMQVLIEGLALAAFGLIRDLATEPLGRSLTAYVMQDEARHVAFGRLALKDLYPRLTEKERDEREEFAVEACYLMRDRFLGQEVFEKLGLDVPACAEHMRTSEIMQQYQRMLFTRIVPTLKDIGLWGPRLRSAFADMGVLEFGELDTREQGQADEDVALEMERLREARDAYVAGVSAQSQEAAY, encoded by the coding sequence ATGAAGACGCACTCGTCCACGGAGCCACAGAAGGCTGCCCGGTGGTCCATTGCCTCGCCGGGCACGGATGCTGTCTTTCACTGGGACTATGACGGGGGTCGCAACCGGCTGCTCGCCCTCTACGAGAAGGGCAAGACGAAGCAGTGGGACGCCAACACGCGGCTGGACTGGTCGCAGGATGTGGATCCAGAGAACCCGCTCGGCTTCCCGGATGAGTACGTGGTGCTCTACGGCTCGGCCATCTGGGAGCGCATGGACGCGAAGGAGCGGGGCCTGGTGCGCCGCCACCTGGACTGCTGGCGCTTCTCCCAGTTCCTGCATGGCGAGCAGGGCGCGCTGGTGTGCGCTTCACGCATCGTCCAGGTGGTGCCGGACCTGGACGCCAAGTTCTACGCCGCCACGCAGGTGTTCGACGAGGCGCGTCACGTGGAGGTGTTCTCGCGCTACCTCCGAGAGAAGCTGCACATCATCTACCCCATCAACCCGAACCTGCAGACGCTGCTGGGGCAGGCGCTCGGGGACGCGCGCTGGGACATGACGTACCTGGCCATGCAGGTGCTCATCGAGGGGCTGGCGTTGGCGGCCTTCGGGCTGATCCGGGACCTGGCCACCGAGCCGCTGGGGCGCTCGTTGACGGCATACGTGATGCAAGACGAGGCGCGGCATGTGGCCTTCGGGCGGCTGGCGCTCAAGGACCTGTATCCACGGCTGACGGAGAAGGAGCGGGACGAGCGGGAGGAGTTCGCCGTGGAGGCCTGCTACCTGATGCGGGACCGCTTCCTGGGGCAGGAGGTCTTCGAGAAGCTGGGGCTGGATGTGCCGGCCTGCGCGGAGCACATGCGGACCTCCGAGATCATGCAGCAGTACCAGCGGATGCTGTTCACGCGCATCGTGCCCACGCTGAAGGACATCGGGCTGTGGGGTCCGCGCCTGCGGAGTGCCTTCGCGGACATGGGGGTGCTGGAGTTCGGCGAGCTGGACACCCGGGAGCAGGGCCAGGCGGACGAGGACGTGGCGCTGGAGATGGAGCGGCTGCGCGAGGCGAGGGATGCCTACGTGGCGGGCGTCAGTGCCCAGTCGCAGGAGGCCGCCTACTGA
- a CDS encoding TIGR02265 family protein, with amino-acid sequence MESALTLQARMKRCRPEHTLTGFFFQGALEHVERLIGGEVVAEIRSQVPCTQEALLPVLSYPASDYLRLLQLASQALMARGRSFEAAMEALGYGAADGLFAWSTGQMVLAAAEKDPHAGLAEVPGVSRMITSFGEREYQRVADNHGRFIFRGELPGPAWMLGMFRAGIERIKGCQATLEVDPSTFVPYLDFTVDVRW; translated from the coding sequence ATGGAATCGGCGCTGACCCTCCAGGCCCGGATGAAGCGCTGCCGCCCGGAGCACACGTTGACGGGGTTCTTCTTCCAAGGAGCCCTGGAGCACGTGGAGCGGCTCATTGGTGGCGAGGTGGTCGCGGAGATTCGCTCGCAGGTGCCGTGCACCCAGGAGGCGCTCCTGCCGGTGCTGTCATACCCGGCCTCCGACTACTTGCGTCTGCTGCAGCTGGCCAGCCAGGCCCTGATGGCGCGAGGGCGCAGCTTCGAGGCGGCCATGGAGGCGCTGGGGTACGGCGCGGCGGATGGCCTGTTCGCCTGGTCCACCGGGCAGATGGTGCTCGCCGCCGCCGAGAAGGATCCGCACGCGGGGCTCGCCGAGGTGCCGGGCGTGTCTCGGATGATCACCTCGTTCGGCGAGCGCGAGTACCAGCGCGTGGCCGACAACCATGGGCGGTTCATCTTCCGGGGGGAGCTGCCGGGGCCTGCTTGGATGCTCGGTATGTTCCGGGCGGGCATCGAGCGAATCAAAGGGTGCCAGGCCACGCTCGAGGTGGATCCGAGCACCTTCGTGCCTTACCTGGATTTCACGGTGGACGTGCGCTGGTGA
- a CDS encoding metallophosphoesterase family protein — MRRLGWLLVLLPLAGCVRPAEGRALKDLEIGRAESGGLSLVVEDGLAAVRGLEPGALTLWGNAPVLRLRATAQAGAPEWWTLVVRNAMPDAVLSAEAGSEPLEVEPGPSMVPTVKTWRVHLRAGREVRLTVAPPDWDQPKPYRFAALADVQEALPKVGDIYARMNEDPSLRFIVFSGDLTETGSREQLEEFQLRQEASRIPLYATLGNHETFTVGVPYHELVGRGSQHFTFQGVHFSLLDTGNGTLDPTVEEQFDGWLADGEDAVHVVGMHIAPLDPVGVRNGSFSSRNEAAALVGKMSRAGVDLTLYGHVHSYYAFSNAGIPAYISGGGGAIPETFDGVGRHYLAVDVDPAKGVQDVAVVRVD; from the coding sequence GTGAGGCGTCTGGGGTGGTTGCTGGTGCTGCTGCCGCTGGCCGGGTGCGTGCGGCCCGCGGAGGGGCGTGCGCTGAAGGATCTGGAGATTGGCCGCGCCGAGAGCGGAGGGCTCTCTCTGGTGGTGGAGGACGGGCTGGCGGCGGTGCGAGGCCTGGAGCCTGGCGCGCTGACGTTGTGGGGCAACGCGCCCGTGTTGCGCCTGCGGGCCACGGCCCAGGCCGGCGCGCCCGAGTGGTGGACGCTGGTGGTGCGCAACGCCATGCCGGACGCGGTGCTGTCAGCGGAGGCGGGCAGCGAGCCGCTGGAGGTGGAGCCGGGGCCCTCGATGGTGCCGACGGTGAAGACGTGGCGCGTCCACCTCCGGGCTGGCCGCGAGGTGCGTCTCACGGTGGCACCACCGGACTGGGACCAGCCCAAGCCCTACCGGTTCGCCGCGCTGGCGGACGTGCAGGAGGCGCTCCCGAAGGTGGGGGACATCTACGCGCGGATGAACGAGGACCCGTCGCTGCGCTTCATCGTCTTCTCGGGGGACCTGACGGAGACGGGCAGCCGCGAGCAGCTGGAGGAGTTCCAGCTGCGGCAGGAGGCCTCACGCATTCCGCTGTACGCCACGCTGGGCAACCACGAGACGTTCACGGTGGGAGTGCCGTACCACGAGCTCGTCGGGCGGGGCAGCCAGCACTTCACCTTCCAGGGCGTGCACTTCTCGCTGCTGGACACAGGCAACGGCACGTTGGATCCCACGGTGGAGGAGCAGTTCGACGGGTGGTTGGCGGACGGTGAGGACGCGGTGCACGTGGTGGGCATGCACATCGCTCCGCTGGATCCGGTGGGGGTGCGCAACGGCTCGTTCTCCAGCCGCAACGAGGCCGCCGCACTGGTGGGCAAGATGTCGCGGGCCGGGGTGGACCTGACCCTCTATGGTCACGTCCACTCGTACTACGCGTTCTCGAACGCGGGCATCCCCGCCTACATCTCCGGCGGAGGTGGCGCCATCCCGGAGACGTTCGATGGGGTGGGGCGGCACTACCTCGCGGTGGATGTGGACCCTGCCAAGGGAGTGCAAGACGTGGCGGTGGTGCGCGTAGACTGA
- a CDS encoding serine/threonine-protein kinase, which produces MAAPGPQEFGKYVLLSKLAAGGMAVTYRARMTGAAGVTKPCVIKQILPHFADDPGFIEMFVSEARVAAQLTHGNIAQVFDFGEVNGQYFIALELVHGQPLSKVLRKAAKTGMGFFPIPLALHIVSKLCDGLDYAHRHIGDDGQPLGLVHRDVSPDNVLLSYEGEVKVIDFGIAKATSMVEQKTSPGVVKGKYPYFSPEQAQGRQDLDARTDVYAAGVVLYEAVCGRRPYDGEFVTVLPRILASDYTPPSQVNPAISPELEDVIARALALRREDRYQTAKELSEALVELLYRDNPRFTPSMLAQLVAHLFTEELTAEGRKVELPPTFADQLSSWQNPGPSSSSGRPRTPSAAGGRQSSSGRPSSSGRGTGQRPATGGGAKPPSDGGARPASGSVGVSTTGTRRVPTGGLRRSTNPGGGMRRVTGERPAPSIPDEPPPAEHDDATPAESLPSLVMPVDRALTDRTAPSVPALDPQATRLQAAATAAAPRRNVDPAAEFRVHKAQEEAERTARTQKLVRNISLGIFGIVAVLVLFVLLRPKEDEYVAPTTKILVTSRPEGATIKLNGQEVGKTPKPVYGFVINEANTLVLTLPGHLAWTKRFTPDGYNDPPVVAELKREVSEPPPPPKPPPATVTATAPSTPSAATPEAGTPAPTAASGDKDLDFHEVVYPTRLLVLRTAYNAFPISEYSPAAIDLNPNVAYTVRTDGGAAYREDGGTSSTLAYFLEGEMSVDDSFGLLSGSPRTIKGARKMYVFAIDETPLSDNRGTVRVQLNESKWKPPRYLTFDPQKHALWLKAEHQVWLHGLNPKSTYLFTVRDDFAELRKDSKGRIRRALCMHHDGSPTSRPTHRILETGKRYTLDDLETLRCTFPDTRLTDNEGALEVDLVDVTNMTRKERADYIRKTGF; this is translated from the coding sequence TTGGCGGCTCCCGGCCCACAGGAATTCGGCAAGTACGTTCTGCTGTCCAAGCTGGCTGCGGGCGGCATGGCGGTGACGTACCGAGCCCGCATGACGGGTGCCGCAGGCGTCACCAAGCCGTGCGTCATCAAGCAGATCCTCCCCCACTTCGCGGACGATCCGGGCTTCATCGAGATGTTCGTCAGCGAGGCCAGGGTGGCCGCGCAGCTGACGCACGGGAACATCGCCCAGGTCTTCGACTTCGGTGAAGTCAACGGCCAGTACTTCATCGCCCTGGAGCTCGTGCACGGGCAGCCGCTGTCCAAGGTGCTGCGCAAGGCGGCCAAGACCGGCATGGGCTTCTTCCCCATCCCCCTGGCGCTGCACATCGTCAGCAAGCTGTGCGACGGGCTGGACTACGCGCACCGCCACATCGGAGACGACGGACAGCCGCTGGGCCTGGTCCACCGCGATGTGTCGCCGGACAACGTCCTCCTCTCGTATGAGGGGGAAGTCAAAGTCATCGACTTCGGCATCGCCAAGGCCACCAGCATGGTGGAGCAGAAGACGTCGCCGGGGGTGGTGAAGGGCAAGTACCCGTACTTCTCTCCCGAGCAAGCCCAGGGGCGGCAGGACCTCGACGCGCGCACGGACGTGTACGCCGCGGGCGTGGTGCTCTACGAGGCCGTGTGTGGCAGGCGCCCGTATGACGGCGAGTTCGTCACCGTGCTGCCGCGCATCCTCGCGAGCGACTACACGCCGCCCTCGCAGGTGAACCCCGCCATCAGCCCGGAGCTGGAGGACGTCATCGCCCGGGCCCTGGCGCTGCGCCGCGAGGACCGCTACCAGACAGCCAAGGAGCTCAGCGAGGCCCTGGTGGAGCTGCTCTACCGGGACAACCCGCGCTTCACACCGTCGATGCTGGCACAGCTCGTGGCGCACCTGTTCACCGAGGAGCTGACCGCCGAGGGCCGCAAGGTGGAGCTGCCGCCCACCTTCGCGGATCAGCTCTCCTCGTGGCAGAACCCGGGGCCCTCCTCCTCTTCGGGCCGCCCTCGCACGCCCTCGGCGGCGGGAGGCCGCCAGTCCAGCAGTGGCAGGCCCTCGAGCTCGGGGCGAGGCACGGGGCAGCGTCCGGCCACCGGAGGGGGCGCCAAGCCTCCGAGTGATGGCGGCGCGCGTCCCGCCTCGGGGAGCGTGGGGGTATCGACCACGGGCACGCGGCGAGTGCCCACCGGAGGCCTTCGCCGCTCCACCAACCCCGGCGGGGGCATGCGCCGGGTCACGGGTGAGCGCCCAGCCCCTTCCATTCCGGACGAGCCCCCTCCCGCAGAGCACGATGACGCGACGCCAGCCGAGAGCCTGCCGTCACTCGTCATGCCCGTGGATCGGGCGCTCACGGACCGCACGGCGCCCAGCGTTCCCGCGTTGGATCCCCAGGCCACCCGCCTCCAGGCTGCCGCCACCGCCGCGGCGCCTCGGAGGAATGTCGATCCGGCCGCCGAGTTCCGCGTCCACAAGGCCCAGGAGGAAGCGGAGCGCACGGCACGGACCCAGAAGCTGGTGCGCAACATCAGCCTGGGCATCTTCGGCATCGTGGCCGTGCTGGTCCTCTTCGTGCTGCTGCGTCCCAAAGAGGACGAGTACGTCGCGCCCACCACGAAGATCCTGGTCACCTCGAGGCCCGAGGGCGCCACCATCAAGCTCAACGGCCAGGAGGTGGGCAAGACGCCGAAGCCTGTCTACGGCTTCGTCATCAACGAGGCCAACACCCTGGTGCTCACCCTTCCCGGCCACCTGGCGTGGACCAAGCGCTTCACCCCGGACGGCTACAATGATCCGCCGGTCGTCGCGGAGCTGAAGCGCGAAGTCTCGGAGCCGCCGCCCCCACCCAAGCCTCCGCCCGCGACCGTCACGGCCACGGCTCCGAGCACCCCGAGTGCGGCCACCCCAGAGGCGGGCACTCCTGCTCCCACCGCGGCCTCCGGCGACAAGGATCTCGACTTCCACGAGGTGGTCTACCCCACGCGGCTGTTGGTGCTGCGCACCGCGTACAACGCCTTCCCCATCTCCGAGTACTCACCCGCGGCGATCGACCTGAACCCGAACGTCGCCTACACCGTGCGCACCGATGGAGGCGCGGCCTACAGAGAGGACGGCGGCACCTCCAGCACGCTGGCCTACTTCCTGGAGGGGGAGATGTCCGTGGATGACTCCTTCGGGCTGCTCAGCGGCTCGCCCCGTACCATCAAGGGCGCGCGGAAGATGTACGTCTTCGCCATCGACGAGACGCCACTGAGCGACAACCGCGGCACCGTCCGCGTCCAGCTCAACGAGTCCAAGTGGAAGCCACCGCGCTACCTCACCTTCGACCCGCAGAAGCACGCCCTCTGGCTCAAGGCCGAGCACCAGGTGTGGCTGCACGGGCTCAACCCGAAGTCCACCTACCTCTTCACCGTGCGCGACGACTTCGCGGAGCTGCGCAAGGACAGCAAGGGCCGCATCCGCCGAGCGCTGTGCATGCACCACGACGGCAGCCCCACCTCGCGGCCCACGCACCGCATCCTCGAGACGGGCAAGCGCTACACGCTCGATGACCTCGAGACGCTGCGCTGCACCTTCCCCGACACGCGCCTGACGGACAACGAGGGTGCGCTCGAGGTGGATCTGGTGGATGTGACGAACATGACGCGCAAGGAGCGCGCGGACTACATCCGCAAGACGGGCTTTTGA
- a CDS encoding AraC family transcriptional regulator codes for MRRSQPTGMDVLADVLSSTQIGGTVFARSELPAPWGMLFEPASRAGLHIVAKGSCWLRTKGREPLHLAQGDVVLLPHGAGHSLTSAPNVQPMPFPKMLARCQVSQGPHGMSLSLEGKGPSTVLLCGAYRFEHDGVHPLLSLLPSVIHLRADAGVMSGPLEAVLRLLVAEYTQPGPGTVTVTARLVDVLFIHIIRGWLEQQPEGSAGWLGAVRDAQVGRALALMHGEPRRDWTVESLAAEVACSRATFSRRFRELVGEPPLVYLTRLRMDVAARLMRDGELSLAVIAERVGYASEFAFNRTFHRVRGVPPGRYREQMREALEAVVVPPEEAARGLGRARRGLGERGRAARSARFSE; via the coding sequence ATGCGGCGCTCGCAACCCACCGGTATGGATGTGCTGGCAGACGTGCTCTCCTCCACCCAGATCGGCGGGACGGTGTTCGCCCGGTCCGAGCTCCCTGCTCCCTGGGGCATGCTCTTCGAGCCCGCCTCTCGCGCCGGGCTCCACATCGTCGCGAAGGGCTCGTGCTGGCTGCGCACCAAGGGCCGCGAGCCCCTGCACCTCGCGCAGGGAGACGTCGTCCTGCTGCCCCACGGCGCCGGGCACAGCCTCACCAGCGCGCCCAACGTCCAGCCGATGCCCTTCCCGAAGATGCTCGCGCGGTGCCAGGTCTCCCAGGGCCCGCATGGCATGAGCCTGAGCCTGGAGGGAAAGGGCCCCTCCACCGTGCTCCTGTGCGGCGCCTATCGCTTCGAGCACGACGGCGTCCACCCGCTGCTCTCGCTGCTGCCGTCCGTGATTCACCTCCGCGCGGATGCGGGCGTCATGTCCGGACCGCTGGAGGCCGTGCTCCGGTTGCTGGTGGCCGAGTACACCCAGCCCGGCCCTGGCACCGTCACCGTCACCGCGCGCCTGGTGGATGTGCTCTTCATCCACATCATCCGCGGCTGGCTGGAGCAGCAGCCCGAGGGCAGTGCTGGGTGGCTCGGCGCAGTGAGGGATGCGCAGGTGGGCCGTGCGCTGGCGCTGATGCACGGAGAGCCCCGAAGGGACTGGACGGTGGAGTCGCTCGCGGCCGAGGTGGCCTGCTCTCGCGCCACCTTCTCGCGGCGCTTCCGCGAGCTGGTGGGAGAGCCTCCGCTCGTCTACCTCACGCGCCTGCGCATGGATGTGGCCGCGCGCCTGATGCGAGACGGGGAGCTGTCCCTGGCCGTCATCGCCGAGCGCGTGGGCTACGCCTCCGAGTTCGCCTTCAATCGCACCTTCCACCGCGTCCGCGGCGTGCCCCCCGGGCGCTACCGCGAGCAGATGCGCGAGGCCTTGGAGGCGGTGGTGGTGCCTCCAGAGGAGGCGGCTCGGGGGCTCGGGAGGGCCCGGCGGGGGCTGGGAGAGCGTGGCCGGGCGGCGCGAAGCGCCCGTTTCTCCGAGTAG